In a single window of the Acyrthosiphon pisum isolate AL4f chromosome X, pea_aphid_22Mar2018_4r6ur, whole genome shotgun sequence genome:
- the LOC103310261 gene encoding zinc finger MYM-type protein 6-like, with protein sequence MELALRGTSDAGPLTLDEPIHNDGTFRALMRMRMNVGDKMMTDRIENGAIKAMYISPTIQNNLITIIGKIIQDRLVNRINKAKSFSILVDETTDVSRIEQMSFCVRYVDEDPEHQLILREDFLKFVSVENTTGKNIANVIFETIKCLGIDSNYMVGQGYDGAASMSGNFNGVQAIIRKVHPTALYVHCSAHSLNLALSHSCSIQHIRNCIGTIKSFPESKWTKLTSMCKTRWVENHDGLIRFTEIYKAIVNTLDDLQLKCDIETSSKALQLGKTIITSDFVIKYYRITIAIPFFDDFIEQLQARFNNHKKQISSLHKLLPKICNKIEIDANDFEIYSEFLDIEVLLTEIQLWKRKWSNKPEKEQPNSAIEAYIKCNYEYFPNISFSFEAIRLHCQFRLLR encoded by the exons ATGG AATTGGCCCTTCGTGGTACATCTGACGCTGGGCCACTCACACTAGATGAGCCAATTCACAATGATGGTACTTTTAGAGCTCTTATGCGAATGCGAATGAACGTCGGTGATAAAATGATGACCGATCGCATTGAAAATGGCGCAATTAAAGCTATGTATATAAGTCCcaccatacaaaataatttaatcactaTCATCggaaaaataatacaagatcGTTTAGTAAATAGAATTAATAAGGcaaaatcattttcaattttagtagACGAGACAACTGATGTATCGCGAATCGAACAAATGTCATTTTGTGTTCGATACGTCGATGAAGATCCTGAACATCAATTAATTTTACGggaagattttttaaaatttgtgtcaGTAGAAAATACTACTGGCAAAAATATAGCCAATGTTATTTTCGAAACTATTAAATGTCTTGGTATAGATTCGAATTATATGGTAGGGCAAGGATATGACGGGGCAGCATCAATGAGCGGTAACTTTAACGGAGTGCAAGCAATTATTCGAAAAGTACATCCAACAGCACTTTATGTACACTGCAGTGCTCATTCTTTAAATTTAGCCCTCTCTCATTCGTGTAGCATTCAACATATTCGTAACTGTATTGGTACCATTAAATCg TTTCCTGAATCTAAATGGACCAAACTTACATCAATGTGTAAGACACGCTGGGTGGAAAATCACGACGGACTTATACGATTTACAGAAATTTATAAAGCAATTGTAAATACACTAGATGACTTACAGTTAAAATGTGATATTGAAACGTCATCAAAAGCTTTACAATTAGGAAAAACTATTATAACCAGCGACTTTGTTATAA AATATTACCGCATAACAATAGCTATTCCTTTTTTCGACGATTTCATTGAACAACTTCAAGCGAGGTTTAATAAtcacaaaaaacaaatttcttcACTGCACAAGTTGTTACCaaaaatatgcaacaaaatTGAAATAGATGCAAACGACTTCGAAATATATTCTGAATTTCTGGATATAGAAGTACTGCTAACAGAAATTCAACTTTGGAAAAGAAAATGGTCTAACAAACCAGAAAAAGAGCAACCAAACTCAGCTATTGAAgcatatattaaatgtaattatgaatattttccaAACATATCTTTTTCTTTTGAAGCTATTAGGCTACATTGCCAGTTTCGACTTCTACGCTAG